One Archangium violaceum genomic window, CAGGTCATCCAAGCGCTCATCGACGCTCCTTGGGGTGGCCTGTTCGGCGTGGTTTGCGACGAGTTCGGCATCAGCTGGATGTTCAACAGCGCCAGGGTCAAGAGTTCCTGAGAGTGCCTCGCCCTGGCGGAGTAATCCCCCAACACCTCCTCATCGGGGGCGCGAAGGCCATCTGCTTCGCGCCCCTGCTGCTGGCTACTGGCGGAACACCTCGACATCATCGAAGTAGAAGGCAGAGTAGGCCGGTGCATCGGACAGGAAGCCGATCGTCAGCTGTCCTGCGGTGACCTGGATGTTGGGGATGGAGACCTGGGTCCAGGCGGACGTCTTCGCGACGGGCAGACGGAGGATCGTCCCCGTTCCGTCGAAATCCTTGGCGTGCATCTCCGCGCGCGTCTGCCCACCCGAGGAGTAGACCCAGGCGCGCAGCGTATAGGTCCCGTTCGCCAGTCCGGAGAGGGGCTGGTAGGTGAAGACATGATAGGGCACGGTCTTGTAGTGCGTGCCGTGGAGGTTGTTCTCCTGCCGCCCGCCGTAGGTCTCAGCGAAGTCCGCGTCCTCCGAGCCGTTGGGAGACCAGGTGCTCCACCCGGAGGGCTGCTGCGTCCAGCCATCCTGGTCGAAGCTCGGGTTGACGACCTGGACCGTGCCGGTAGGAGGTGGAGGCGTGGTGCTGGTCCACATCCGCTTCAACTCCTGGAACGCGGAGCGGTAGTAGCGTCCGCTGGTCACTCCGCCCTCGAGCGCCGTGGAGAGCCCGAACCATTCCTCGTTCATGAAGTAGTCGGGCCCGAGGTTCCCGTTGGCGAACCCTCCGTCGTCGTGGACGCTCCAATCCCCAGCGGACTTCCACCACTCATCATTCCACTCGAAGACCACGCCTCCCAGCAGCGCGCGGGAGGAGGTGGCGCTCAGGTTGGGGAGCATCGTGTTCTCCCAGCGGTTCTTGTAGAAGTTGGCCTGATTCCGCTGGGCTTGCGCGAAGCCCTGGCCATCCCACGTGCCGTGATCACAGCCCACGCTGTTATCGCAGGCGTCATAACCAAACTCCGTGAACAGGAGCGGCTTGTTGAGCGGGTAGTTCTGGATGATGTTCTTGAAGCCCTGCTCGGTGTTGTAGATGTTGAGCGACCAGACATCCACGGCGGGCGCTCGATTGAGCAGGCTGGTGTTGTGGATGTCCAGCTGGGGGTTGTCTCCCAGCACCACGGTATAGGGATGCGAGGCATCCGCCTGGCTCTTCGCCTCGCTCACCGCCTCCTGGTAGAAGGTGAACAGCTCCGCGGGGGTGAGTGGCCCGCGCTTGCCGTCGAAGTTGTTCTCGTTGCCGAAGGCCCACATGAGGACCATCGGGAAGTCGTTCCGGTTCTTGAAGACGTTGATGATGTTGCGGAACTGGAGCTTGTGGCGGGTCCGCGCGTCCTTGTTGAACTTCACCTGCTGGCCCGGGCGGTAGTCCACTCCCTCGGGCAGCCAGTAGTTCATGATGACGTAGATGCCTTGCTTGTCGGCCTCGGTCATGACGGTGCGGTAACGGCTGAGTACCGCCGGGTCCACCCGGGGCATGTCGAGGGAGGGATCGTTCTGTTCGTTCCAGTTCTGGAACAGCCGATCGTACTTCACGTAGACGCGGATCGTGTTGACACCCATCTCCTTCATCTTGGCGAAGTCACTGAGGACAACCCCCGTGTCCATGGTCCAGTCATCGGGCCAGTTGCCAGGCCCCGTTCTGGGCACGGGCTGGTAGTTGACCCCGCGCACCACGAAGGGCTTGCCCGCGACCAGGAGCTGCTTGTTGGAGACGGTGAGTGATTCCGGGAGTCGGCCCGCATGGGCCTCCAGGGCCATCCCGCTCATCGCGACGAAGGCCATCCCCACGAGCAACCAGTGTATGATTCTCATGAAAGGCATCCTTTGAGGTTGATGGGCCCGCTCTATGCCATGGGGAGCATTCCTTCCAAAAGCAGCTTTGTTGGTATTCCGAGCTTTCTTTGAGAATCCTACAATGAGCACGCGGGGAGCCGCTCAGTAACCCGCCTCCTTGTCCACGACGTTCATCAGCGGCTCGTCGTTCTCGAATCTGTCGAGGTTGCGCAGGAACAACGCCACGGCGTCCTCCCTCCAGGTGGGCGTCTGGTCGGCGCAATGAGGTGAAAGCAGGACGTTCTCGAGCCGCCAGAAGGCATGCCCTGGTGGCAGCGGCTCGGTCTCGAAGACATCCAGCGCGGCCCCTCGCAGGCGTCCCTCCTCCAGGGCTTTCACCAGCGCCTGTTCGTCCACGGTGCTGCCGCGGCCGATGTTGATCAACACCGACTGTGGCTTCATCGCCCGCAGCTCCGCTTCACCCATCAACCGCTGCGTTCCGGGCGTGTGGGGCATGGCCAGGAGCAGGTAATCCGAGGCGGCGATCATCTCCAGCCTCCGCTCGAGGGGAAACAGCTCATCCACCAGAGGATCTCCCTCGCTCCGCGACGGCCGGCGCCGGCAGGCCAGGACGCGCATGCCGAAGGGCCTGGCTCGCTCCGCGACCGCGCGGCCGATGTCCCCGTACCCGAGGATGCCCAGTGTCCGTCCACGCAGTTCCACGGGGGTGTACTGTTCCCAGCGCGCCTCGCCCTGCTGGCGCACCAGGCGGCGCAAGTCCTTGGCGAAGAACAACATCGCGGCCAGGGCGAACTCACCGAGCGAACCGCTGTAGACCCCCTTGGAGTTGGTGAGGGGAAGGGGACCGTGGATGAGCTCCTCGAAGAGGAGGTTCTCCACCCCCGCGGAGAGGGCGTGAATCCATCGCAGGGCCTTCGCCCGTGGTAGCAGCGTGCGCAGCAGCTCCTTCTTCTGCACGCCCACCAGGAGCACCTGGGCTCGTTCGATGGCCGGGCCCAGGCGCTCTTCCGTGAGGCCCACGGTGAGGGTGATTCTCGGAGCCAGCCGCTCGAGCTGCTTCAGGTACGGTGACGAGGGATCCGCCAGGACCAGCAGATGATAGACGTTCATGGGTCAGATGCGCCGTGCTCCAGTAGGGTAGTTCCGGCGATTCGACGGCGAGAGAACTTCGTGGGCGTTCAGGACGCTCATCGACAAGGACACCGTGCCGAGAAGCTCCTCGCGAGGGGCGCCATCCCTGGCCCGTAGCGACAAGCCCTGCATGACGGTGCAGTAGAAGGCGGCCAGGGCCTTCGTATCGACATGGGCGGGCAGGTCGCCCTCTCGCACTCCTCGCTCGATTCGCTGCTGGATCCGCCTGAGGGTGGCGTGTCTCATTTCCACGAGGAAGCCCCCGAGTGGGGCATTGTCCGGAGCGCAGTTGACGAGCCCCAGGACCACCAGGCAGCCCTTCGTGTGGGGAGCGGCCAACGCGATCTCCACGCTCTCCCTCAACATGGCCTCGATGGCTTCCTGGACTGTCGCCACCTCGTCCAGGACTCGCATGCTGCCGGCACCGGACGTGCCCAGATACAACTCGAACGCCTCGCGGAAAGCGGCCTCCTTCGAACCGAAGGCCGCGTAGAAGCTCGGCGGATTGATGCCCATGGCCGAGGTGAGATCGGCGATCTGTGCCCCCTCGTACCCCTTGGCCCAGAACACCTCCAACGCGCGCCGCAGCGCGAGATCGCGATCGAAACTCCGGGGTCTTCCTCGATTCGACATGTCGGCTCTATTTCTGTAGCCGGGATTATGGAATTTCTTGACGCTCCCCATCAAGGCCCCTATTTCTGTAGTCGGTTCTACATAAAGGGGCGGTATGGTGGAGCAACCCGATAGCAACAGCCGGTTGAGGGCGGTCCAGGACTATTTCAGGAAGGTGGATCTCAGAGACCCTGGAATCATGGAGCTCTTCACCGACGACGTGCAGTTGTTCTTCCCCAAGTTTGGCGTGAGCCGAGGCAAGGCCGGGCTCGCGAGGTTCTCGCAACTGCTCACGAGCTACCTGGAGAGCATCGAGCACGACATCGAGGGCTTTCGTTACGTGGTCTCGGGCGACAGCATCGTGGTCGAGGGAACGGAGCGCGGCGTGACGCGCGACGGTGTGCACTGGCCGGACAACGAGATCTCCCAGGGCCGCTTCTGCAATGTCTTTGAATTCGAGGGGCCGCTGATCCGGCGCGTTCATATCTACGTCGATCCGGACTTCACCAGCGCGGACCTGGAGCGTGTCCGGCTCCTACGGGGCGGACCCGCGGAGCACGCGGATACCCGCACCATCGCCAGCACCTATTTCGAACGCCTGCGAGCGGGAGCGGAGCCGGACGCCCTCGCGTCGCTGTTCAGCGAGGACGTCGACTGGGATATCCCAGGCGACACCCGTCGGGTCCCCTGGATAGGGAAAAGAAAGGGGCGTGCTGGCGTTGCGGGCTTCTTCCGCGAGCTTCGGGAGCAGGTCGAATCACTCCGCTTCGAGGTCCGCTCGCTCGTCGTCGAAGGCAACGAGGCCGTGGCGCCAGGCCACCTGGAATCACGGGTCAAGAGCACGGGCAGAATCATCGACAGTGAATTCGCCCTACACCTGACGGTACGGAACGGCCTCATCGTTCGCTACCGGCTCTTCGAGGACAGCCACGCGGTGGCGAGGGCGACGGGCCCCTGACCCGGGCAGGGGCGGCCGGTGTCCACCACCCGTTCAGCCCTCGGTCCGCGCGAAGGCCAGCAGGTCCGCGTTCAGCCGGTCCATGTGGGTGACGAAGAGGCCATGCGGCGCGCCTTCATACACCTCGAGCCTGCTG contains:
- a CDS encoding cellulase family glycosylhydrolase is translated as MRIIHWLLVGMAFVAMSGMALEAHAGRLPESLTVSNKQLLVAGKPFVVRGVNYQPVPRTGPGNWPDDWTMDTGVVLSDFAKMKEMGVNTIRVYVKYDRLFQNWNEQNDPSLDMPRVDPAVLSRYRTVMTEADKQGIYVIMNYWLPEGVDYRPGQQVKFNKDARTRHKLQFRNIINVFKNRNDFPMVLMWAFGNENNFDGKRGPLTPAELFTFYQEAVSEAKSQADASHPYTVVLGDNPQLDIHNTSLLNRAPAVDVWSLNIYNTEQGFKNIIQNYPLNKPLLFTEFGYDACDNSVGCDHGTWDGQGFAQAQRNQANFYKNRWENTMLPNLSATSSRALLGGVVFEWNDEWWKSAGDWSVHDDGGFANGNLGPDYFMNEEWFGLSTALEGGVTSGRYYRSAFQELKRMWTSTTPPPPTGTVQVVNPSFDQDGWTQQPSGWSTWSPNGSEDADFAETYGGRQENNLHGTHYKTVPYHVFTYQPLSGLANGTYTLRAWVYSSGGQTRAEMHAKDFDGTGTILRLPVAKTSAWTQVSIPNIQVTAGQLTIGFLSDAPAYSAFYFDDVEVFRQ
- a CDS encoding D-2-hydroxyacid dehydrogenase, which translates into the protein MNVYHLLVLADPSSPYLKQLERLAPRITLTVGLTEERLGPAIERAQVLLVGVQKKELLRTLLPRAKALRWIHALSAGVENLLFEELIHGPLPLTNSKGVYSGSLGEFALAAMLFFAKDLRRLVRQQGEARWEQYTPVELRGRTLGILGYGDIGRAVAERARPFGMRVLACRRRPSRSEGDPLVDELFPLERRLEMIAASDYLLLAMPHTPGTQRLMGEAELRAMKPQSVLINIGRGSTVDEQALVKALEEGRLRGAALDVFETEPLPPGHAFWRLENVLLSPHCADQTPTWREDAVALFLRNLDRFENDEPLMNVVDKEAGY
- a CDS encoding TetR/AcrR family transcriptional regulator → MSNRGRPRSFDRDLALRRALEVFWAKGYEGAQIADLTSAMGINPPSFYAAFGSKEAAFREAFELYLGTSGAGSMRVLDEVATVQEAIEAMLRESVEIALAAPHTKGCLVVLGLVNCAPDNAPLGGFLVEMRHATLRRIQQRIERGVREGDLPAHVDTKALAAFYCTVMQGLSLRARDGAPREELLGTVSLSMSVLNAHEVLSPSNRRNYPTGARRI
- a CDS encoding nuclear transport factor 2 family protein: MVEQPDSNSRLRAVQDYFRKVDLRDPGIMELFTDDVQLFFPKFGVSRGKAGLARFSQLLTSYLESIEHDIEGFRYVVSGDSIVVEGTERGVTRDGVHWPDNEISQGRFCNVFEFEGPLIRRVHIYVDPDFTSADLERVRLLRGGPAEHADTRTIASTYFERLRAGAEPDALASLFSEDVDWDIPGDTRRVPWIGKRKGRAGVAGFFRELREQVESLRFEVRSLVVEGNEAVAPGHLESRVKSTGRIIDSEFALHLTVRNGLIVRYRLFEDSHAVARATGP